Proteins found in one Thermaerobacter subterraneus DSM 13965 genomic segment:
- a CDS encoding response regulator transcription factor: protein MSERILLVDDEAALVKGLRRSLEQAGFEVEVATDGRQALERFAAGGIDLIILDLMLPEVDGLTVCREVRKTSQVPIIMLTARDEDVDRIVGLELGADDYVVKPFNPRELIARIRAVLRRVKPAGGVAAGVAVGTPVAPGRAGAPAGGPGRTPGGTGAAGAAAGAGPATGQGTAGAAPGAAAPGEGEGEVLVRGPLRIDRARYRVTLQGRAVELTPREFDLLLVLAQRPGRVYTREQLLEQVWGYDYAGDTRTVDVAVRRLRERLEPDPAHPVFVRTKWGVGYYFAEPEEIARRLGGGEAEPGTGVGR, encoded by the coding sequence GTGTCCGAGCGGATCCTGTTGGTGGATGACGAGGCCGCCCTGGTCAAGGGCCTGCGCCGGAGCCTGGAGCAGGCGGGCTTCGAGGTGGAGGTGGCCACCGACGGGCGCCAGGCCCTGGAGAGGTTCGCGGCGGGCGGCATCGACCTCATCATCCTCGACCTGATGCTGCCCGAGGTCGACGGCCTGACGGTCTGCCGGGAAGTGCGCAAGACGTCCCAGGTCCCCATCATCATGCTGACCGCGCGGGACGAGGACGTGGACCGCATCGTCGGGCTCGAGTTGGGGGCCGACGACTACGTGGTGAAACCTTTCAACCCGCGCGAGCTCATCGCCCGCATCCGGGCGGTCCTGCGAAGGGTGAAGCCGGCCGGCGGAGTGGCGGCCGGCGTGGCCGTGGGGACGCCCGTGGCGCCCGGCCGCGCCGGCGCCCCGGCCGGTGGGCCCGGCAGGACCCCCGGCGGTACGGGGGCGGCGGGGGCAGCCGCCGGGGCAGGGCCGGCCACGGGGCAGGGGACGGCCGGGGCGGCTCCAGGGGCCGCAGCCCCGGGGGAGGGCGAGGGGGAGGTCCTGGTACGGGGACCGTTGCGCATCGACCGGGCCCGCTACCGGGTGACGCTCCAGGGGCGCGCCGTGGAGCTGACCCCCCGGGAATTCGACCTCCTGCTGGTGCTGGCCCAGCGGCCGGGTCGTGTCTACACCCGGGAACAACTGCTGGAACAGGTATGGGGGTACGACTACGCGGGCGACACGCGCACCGTGGACGTGGCGGTGCGCCGGCTGCGGGAGCGCCTGGAACCGGACCCCGCCCACCCCGTCTTCGTCCGTACCAAGTGGGGTGTGGGCTACTATTTTGCTGAGCCGGAGGAGATCGCCCGCCGCCTGGGCGGTGGGGAGGCGGAGCCCGGGACCGGCGTAGGCCGCTAG
- a CDS encoding LysM peptidoglycan-binding domain-containing protein: MPDGNPDQGGLAGGAPTRGGNPPAPEPSGEGGLAGGAPARGGNPPAPEGGLAGGAPTRGGNPPAPAAPAEGGTPQEPVPQLGPAPAAPAGETAPPAGPGPEKAAAQGGAPEGVPPCPGGQPVQVQPGDTLFLLAQRYGVPLAAVILANPQIVDPDRIVPGQWICIPAAPPGCPGGRLVVVQPGDSLFTIGQRNGVPVEAMIAANPQLADPNQIQPGQVVCVPRAPAGCTGILYVVQPGDTLFQIAQRFGVELQDLIAANPQITNPDRIWPGEVVCVPAGG; the protein is encoded by the coding sequence ATGCCTGACGGCAACCCCGATCAAGGCGGCCTGGCCGGCGGTGCCCCCACCCGGGGAGGCAATCCTCCGGCGCCGGAGCCGTCCGGTGAAGGCGGCCTGGCCGGCGGCGCGCCGGCCCGCGGCGGCAACCCCCCGGCGCCTGAAGGGGGCCTGGCGGGAGGCGCCCCGACCCGCGGCGGGAACCCACCCGCCCCCGCGGCCCCGGCGGAAGGGGGCACGCCCCAGGAGCCCGTGCCCCAGCTTGGCCCGGCGCCCGCCGCTCCCGCCGGTGAGACGGCGCCTCCGGCCGGGCCGGGCCCGGAGAAGGCCGCAGCCCAGGGCGGCGCCCCCGAAGGCGTGCCGCCGTGCCCCGGCGGCCAGCCGGTCCAGGTCCAGCCGGGGGACACCCTGTTCCTACTGGCCCAGCGCTACGGCGTTCCGCTTGCGGCCGTGATCCTGGCCAACCCCCAGATCGTCGACCCCGACCGCATCGTGCCCGGGCAGTGGATCTGCATTCCTGCGGCGCCCCCCGGCTGCCCCGGCGGCCGGCTGGTGGTGGTGCAGCCCGGCGACTCCCTGTTCACCATCGGCCAGCGCAACGGGGTGCCCGTGGAGGCCATGATTGCCGCCAACCCCCAGCTGGCGGACCCCAACCAGATCCAGCCCGGCCAGGTGGTCTGCGTACCCCGGGCGCCTGCGGGGTGCACGGGCATCCTGTACGTGGTCCAGCCCGGGGACACCCTGTTCCAGATCGCCCAGCGCTTTGGCGTGGAGCTTCAGGACCTCATCGCCGCCAACCCGCAGATCACCAACCCGGACCGCATCTGGCCCGGCGAGGTGGTGTGCGTCCCGGCAGGGGGATGA
- a CDS encoding DUF554 domain-containing protein produces the protein MKGLGTLINVVTVLAGSGLGLWLGSRLPARTREVLTGGLGVVTLLIGLDMARATGNILIVLGSVLAGGLVGTALDLDGRLEAMGRTVERALLRASRGTRPAVAAERAGRPEPAQVPLAVAAAGTPAGTGPGAGTGAGAGPRPAVVPAGSGPEDGRPEAGHPQAGPGPLQAGGEGAIARGFIVASLLFCVGPMTFLGSIQDGLAGDYQLLAVKATLDGFASLAMAPALGPGVALSALTVLGVQGSLTLLAGFISPWISEPMLNELTAAGGALVVMIGLGLLDIRRLPVANFLPALVFAPLLARLAGQG, from the coding sequence ATGAAGGGGCTGGGGACCCTGATCAACGTGGTGACGGTGCTGGCCGGCTCGGGGCTGGGGTTGTGGCTGGGCTCGCGGCTGCCCGCCCGGACCCGGGAGGTGTTGACGGGAGGCCTGGGGGTCGTCACGTTGCTGATCGGCCTGGACATGGCACGGGCGACGGGGAACATCCTGATCGTTCTGGGCTCGGTGCTGGCCGGCGGGCTGGTGGGGACGGCGCTGGACCTGGACGGGCGGCTGGAGGCCATGGGCCGGACGGTGGAACGCGCTCTGCTCCGGGCATCCCGGGGCACCAGGCCGGCCGTGGCGGCCGAACGGGCCGGGCGCCCCGAGCCGGCCCAAGTCCCGCTGGCGGTGGCCGCGGCGGGAACGCCGGCGGGGACGGGCCCGGGGGCCGGAACCGGAGCTGGTGCCGGGCCGCGGCCGGCGGTCGTCCCCGCCGGTTCCGGCCCGGAGGACGGCCGCCCGGAGGCCGGTCACCCGCAGGCGGGACCAGGCCCGTTGCAGGCGGGGGGCGAGGGCGCCATCGCCCGGGGCTTCATTGTCGCCAGCCTGCTCTTCTGCGTTGGACCGATGACCTTCCTGGGTTCGATCCAGGACGGGCTGGCGGGCGACTACCAGCTGCTCGCGGTCAAGGCCACCCTGGACGGCTTTGCTTCCCTGGCCATGGCCCCTGCCCTGGGGCCGGGCGTGGCCCTTTCCGCCCTCACCGTGCTGGGGGTGCAGGGGAGCCTGACCCTGCTGGCCGGGTTCATCAGCCCGTGGATCAGCGAGCCCATGCTCAACGAGCTGACCGCGGCGGGCGGGGCGCTGGTGGTCATGATCGGCCTGGGCCTGCTGGACATCCGGCGGCTGCCCGTGGCCAATTTCCTGCCTGCCCTGGTCTTCGCCCCGCTGCTGGCCCGGCTGGCCGGCCAGGGGTGA